A window of Streptomyces profundus genomic DNA:
GTCGACGAGCGCGGCATGGCGCGGATGGAGTGGATGGTCAGCCCCGTCAACGCGGCCAGCATCGCGGTCGCCAAGCGGCTGGGCATGCGGCACGAGGGAACGCTGCGCAGCGTCTTCGAAATGGCGGGCGAGCGCCACGACTTGGAGATGTGGGCGGTGCTCGCCGACGAGTGGCGAGCCGCCCGGGGGTAACCCACACGGGTATATCCCCACGCACCATCAGCCCCGTGCGCACCCCCGGGGCTCCGGGGGGAAGCCCTGGTCAGCCGGCCGGGGTGCGGGGCCGGCCGGCGCGCGGCCGGGGCAACCGGCGCGTGCCGGTGCTCGCGCGCCGTTCCGGTGCCCTCCGGCGACGGTCAAGCTGGGACGCGTTGTCCTGACCGGCGCGTTGCGAGGGAGCCCCCGATGACCACCCATCCCCCCACGAAGGACGGGCAGCAGACCGCCAGGGAGGTGCTGCACCGGACCCGGGTGCTGCTCGATCCGGCCCTCCAAGCGTGGGTGCGCCGGCTGCCGCCGCCCGTGGTGCGGGTGGCCTCCTACCACTTCGGCTGGACCGACAGCGCGGGACGCCCGGACAGCGCGCCGCCGGGGAAGGCACTGCGGCCCGCGCTGGTGTTCGCCTGCGCCGAGGCGGTGCGCGGCTCGGCCGAGGAGGCCCTCGCCCCCGCGGTGGCCGTGGAGTTGGTGCACAACTTCTCGCTGCTGCACGACGACATCCTGGACGGCGACACCACCCGCAGGCACCGGGCCACCGCGTGGACGGTCTTCGGCTCGTCGGCCGCGCTGCTCGCCGGGGACGCGCTGCTGATCCACGCCAGCCGGGTCCTCACCGAGGAGGCGGCGCTGCCCAGGACGCTGACCGGGCTGCGCTGGCTGAGCGAGTCGACCACCCAGCTGATCGAGGGCGAGCAGACCGATCTGCACTTCGAGGAGCGCTCCCGGGTCACGTTGGGCGAGTGCCTGTTGATGGCGGAGCGGAAGACGGCCTCGCTGCTGGCCTGCGCCTGCGCCCTGGGCGCGCTCTGGGGCGGTGGCGACCAGCGGCAGACGGAGGCGCTGCGCCGGTTCGGCCACCATCTGGGCGTGCTCTTCCAGTTGACGGACGACCTGCTCGGCATCTGGGGCGATCCGGCGGTCACCGGCAAGCCGGCCGGCGCCGATCTGGCCAGTCGGAAGAAGTCGCTGCCGGTGGTCGCCGCGCTCGACTCGGGCACGCCGGCGGGGCGGCGGCTCGCCGAGCTGTACGCCGAGGAGGAGCCGGAGGCCGACGAGGGGGCGACCACGCCATCGACGCTGGCCGACCTGGTGATCGAGGCGGGCGGACGGGCCTGGGCCGAACGCGCCGTCGTCGAGCAACTGGGCCTGGCCGAGAGCGCGTTGGCCACCGCCGACGTGTCCAAGGAGGCGGCGGGGCGGCTGATCGCGCTGCTCCGCCTGGTGGGCCAGCGGGACCACTGACCGGGCGCGGGGCCAGGGCGGGGGCCGCCCGGCGGCTACTCCCCCGGGCCCGCCTCCCGCTGCGCGAGGCGGAGCAGATGGTCGGCCAGGGACTGCCCGCCGTCGGGGGCCCGGCTGATCAGCAGCACCGTGTCGTCTCCGGCGATGGTGCCCAGGATGTCGTGCACCTCGGCCTGGTCGATCGCGGAGGCGAGGAACTGCGCCGCGCCGGGCGGGGTGCGCAGCACCACCAGGTTGGCCGACGCCTCGGCGGCGATCAGCAGCTCGCCGGCGAGCCGGGCCATCCGCTCCTCCTTGGCGGACTCGCCCAGCGGCGCCCGCGGGGTGCGGAAGCCGCCCTCGCTCGGCACCGCGTAGATCAGCTCGCCGCTGGTGCCGCGGATCTTGACCGCGCCCAGCTCGTCCAGATCCCGGCTGAGCGTCGCCTGGGTGACGCTCAGCCCGTCGTCCGCGAGGAGCTTGGCGAGCTGGCTCTGTGAGCGCACCGGACCACGGTTGAGGATCTCCACGATCCTGCGGTGCCTGGCCGTGCGCGTCTGGGGCACGGCGGGGCCGCCTGCCTGGCCGCCTCTGGGTCGCTCCGGGTCGCTCATGCTCCCTCTCCGGTTGTCATCCGTCCGTCGCTTCGGCGCGCGCGGCGTCCAACACCCCGGGCAGCGCGGCGAGGAGGGCGTCCACCTCCGCCTTGCCGATGATCAGGGGCGGCGCCAGCCGCACCACGTCGGGGACCGCCGCGTTCACCAACAGCCCGGCCTCCTGGGCCGATCGCTGCACCCGCGCGGACACGGGCTGGGTAAGCACGATACCGACCAGCAGACCGGCGCCCCTGACCCCCTGGACCAACGGGTGCCCGAGCCGCTCGACTCCGGCGCGCAGCCGCTCCCCCGTCTCCTTGACCCGCTGGAGCAGCTCCTCGGTCTCGATGGTCTCCAGCACCGCGAGGGCAGCGGCGCAGGAGACCGGGTTGCCGCCGAAGGTGGAGCCGTGCCGGCCGGGCGTGAACAGCTCGGCGGCCTCGCCGAAGGCGAGGGTGGCGCCGATGGGGAGACCGCCGCCCAACCCCTTGGCCAGGGTGATCACATCGGGCTCCACGCCCTGCGCCTGGCCGGCGAACCAGTGCCCCGTCCTGCCGATCCCGGTCTGCACCTCGTCCAGCACCAGCAGCGTGCCGGTGGCCCTGGTGATCTCCCGCGCCGCCGCGAGATAGCCCTCGGGGGGCATCACCACGCCGTTCTCCCCCTGGATCGGCTCGACGATCAGCAGCGCGGTCTGAGGGGTGACCGCGGCGCGCAGGGCCGGTATGTCGCCGAAGGGCACATGGGTCACCTCGCCGGGCAGCGGATGGAACCCGTCCCGCTTGCCCGGCTGGCCGGTGAGCGCGAGCGCGCCGACGGTGCGGCCGTGGAACGCGCCCTCGGTGGCGACCATGTGCGGGCGCCCGGTGAGCCGGCCGAGCTTGAACGCGGCCTCGTTCGCCTCGGCGCCCGAGTTGGAGAAGTAGACCCGCCCCGGCCGGCCGGCCAGCGCCAGCAGCCGTTCGGCGAGCGCCACGGTGGGCTCGGCGACAAAGAGGTTGGAGACGTGTCCGAGCCGGGCGATCTGCTCGGAGACGGCCGCCACCACGGCCGGATGCGCGGTGCCGAGGGCGTTGACGGCGATCCCGCCGACGAAGTCGAGGTACTCCCGGCCGTCGGCGTCCCAGAAGCGCGCGCCCTCGCCATGGGTGAGCGGCACCCGGGGCAGCCCGTAGTTGTCCATCAGCGCGGCCTGCCACCTGGCGTTCAACGACGCGTTGCTCATGACGGCGCTCCCTGGTTCGCGGTGTCGGCGGTGGGGTCGGCGGGGGTGGTGGTGACGGTGTCGGTGGGGGTGGCCGAGGTGGCGGACGGCTCGTCCGGCACGACCATGGTGCCGATGCCCTCGTCGGTGAAGATCTCCAGCAGGATGGAGTGCTGCACCCGGCCGTCGATCACCCGGGCGGTGGTGACCCCGTGGCGCACCGCGTAGAGGCAGCCCTCCATCTTGGGCACCATGCCGCTGGCCAGCTCGGGGAGCAGCTTCTCCAGCTCGCTCTCGGTCAGCCTGCTGATCACCTCGTCGCTGGCCGGCCAGTCGGCGTAGAGGCCCTCGACGTCGGTGAGCACGATCAGCGTCTCGGCGCCGAGGGCGGCGGCCAGCGCGGCGGCGGCGGTGTCGGCGTTGATGTTGTAGACGTGGTCGTCGTCGGCGCTGCGGGCGATGGACGAGATCACGGGGATGCGGCCGTCGTCGAGCAGGGCGTGGATCGCGCCGGTCTCGATCGCGGTGATGTCGCCGACCCGGCCGAGGTCGACCCGCTCCCCCTCGATATCGGCATAGCGCTTTGTCGCGGTGAGGATATGCGCGTCCTCGCCCGTCATGCCGACGGCCCAGGGCCCGTGCTGGTTGAGCAGCCCGACCAGCTCCCGTTGCACCTGGCCGGCCAGCACCATCCGCACGACGTCCATGGTCTCCGGGGTGGTGACCCGCAGGCCACCCTTGAACTCCGAGGCCAGGCCCAGGCGTTCCAGCTGACGGGTGATCTGCGGCCCGCCGCCGTGCACCACGACGGGACGCAGCCCGGCGTGGCGGAGGAAGACGACGTCCTGGGCGAAGGCCGCCTTCAGCTCCTCGTCCACCATGGCGTTGCCGCCGAACTTGATCACCACCGTCCTGCCGTGGTGGCGGGTGAGCCAGGGCAGCGCCTCGATCAGGATGCGCGCCTTGGGGAGCGCGGTATGCCGGCGGGTGGCTCCGCGCGCCTCGGAGAAGGGCGTCTCGGAGACGGGCGTCTCGGCGGGGCCCTTCGCCGGGCTTCCCGTCTGGCTCTCCGCCGGGCCTTCCGTCGGGCTCTCCATCGGGCTTTCCGTCGGGTGGGGACGGGGTGCGTCCCTGGGTTCGTTGACCGTCATCACAAGCTTTCGGCTCTGGAGGGTCGTTCGGGCTGGGGGTGGGGCGCTCAGGGCGCGGCGGCTCCCGCCGCCGGCAGATCGGTGGTCCACACGGTGGCGGAGCGCGTCCCCACGCCCAGGTCGACGGCGATCGCCACCGCGCGAAAGCGCAGGTCCACCAGGGCGGCGTCGTCGCCGGCCGCCCCGTCGCGGCAGACCTGGACTCCGCCCAACGTGACGGCCAGGCGGTGTGGTTCGAAGGCCGCGTCCGCGCCGCCGAGGGCGGCGACGATCCGGCCCCAGTCGGGGTCCTCGCGGTGGATGGCGTGGCGCAGCGGGTCGTCGCCGGCGATGGCGCGCCCCACGGCGAGGGCGTCCTCCTCGGTGGCCGCGCCGCGCACCTCGATCTCGATCTCCTTGGTCGCGCCGGGCGCGCTCCGCACCGCCTGGCGCGCGAGGTCGGCACAGACCCGGCGCACCGCGTCGGCGAACTCGGCCTCGTCCGGGGCGCGGCGGGAGGCGCCCGAGGCCAACAGCAGGGCCGTGTCGCCGGGGGAGGCGGCGGTCCTGGCGCCGATCCGGTGGAACGTGGCCCCGAGGGCGGGGCGCAGGGCGTGCTCAAGCGCCGGCGCCGGCAGTTCGGCGTCGGTGGTGAGCACCACGGGCGAGCTGGTCGGCGCGGCGCCGGCGACCATCCCGCCCACCGTCCAGCCCTCGCCCCTGACGGCCGCGGTGACGGGCGGGCCGGGCGCGGGGGCGAGGGCCTGGGCGGCCCGCTCCCCGCCGAACTCGTGAGCCCGCTCGGCGAGCAGATCGACGGCGGGCAGCAGCGTCCCCAGGGACGCCCGGACGCCGATCCGGCCGGTGGCGGCGAAGGCCACCTGGGCGGCGTCGCGGCCCACCGCCAGCGCGGTGCGCTCGACGACGGCGTGCACGTCCTGGAAGCCGAGCGGTCCCGTGCACGCGTGGGCGTTGGCCGTGTCGAGCAGCACGGCGCCGACCGCGCCGCCGCGCAGCACCTGCGCGGACCACAACACCGGCGCCGACGGGAGGCGGTGGCTGGTGAACACGCCGGCCGCCGCCCGTGTCGGCCCCTCGTTGACCACCAGCGCCAGATCCGGTGCCCCCTCGCCGCCCGGCCGAGCGGCCACCCCGGCGGCCGTGAAGCCGGCCGGCGCGGTCACGCTCACGGGGCGAGGCCGGTCAGCGGGAGCCCCGACTCCTCGGGCAGTCCCAGGGCGATGTTCATGCTCTGCACGGCGCCGCCCGCCGTGCCCTTGGTGAGGTTGTCGATGGCGCTGATGACGACCACCCGGCCGGCGGCCTCGTCGAGCGCGACCTGCACCAGCGCCGCGTTGGAGCCGGTGACGGCCGCGGTGGTGGGCCACTGCCCCTCGGGCAGCAGCTGGACGAAGCGCTCGCCGGCGAACGCCTTGGCGTAGACCTCGCGCAGCGCCCCGGCGTCGCCCCCGGGGACGGCGCGGGCCGAGCAGGTGGCGAGGATGCCGCGCGCCATGGGCGCGAGCGTCGGGGTGAAGGAGACGGTGACCGGCCGGCCGGCCACGGCGGCGAGGTTCTGCGCCATCTCCGGGGTGTGCCGGTGGCCGCCGCCGACGCCGTAGGGGCTCATCGAGCCCATCACCTCGCTGCCGAGCAGATGCGGCTTGAGCGCCTTGCCGGCGCCCGAGGTGCCGGTGGCGGCGACGATCACCGCCTCGGGCTCGACCAGCCCCGCGGCATAGGCGGGGAAGAGCGCCAGACTGACGGCGGTCGGGTAGCAGCCCGGGACGGCCACCCGGCGGGCGCCGCGCAGCGCGTCGCGCGCGCCCGGCAGCTCGGGCAGGCCATACGGCCAGGTGCCGGCGTGCGGGGTGCCGTAGAAGCGTTCCCAGTCGGCCGCGTCCCGCAGCCGGAAGTCGGCGCCGCAGTCGACGATCAGCGCGGCATCGCCCAACTCCTCGGCCACGGCGGCCGATTGGCCGTGCGGCAGCGCGAGGAAGACCACATCGTGACCTTTGAGCGTTCCCGGCGTGGTCGGCTCCACCACGCGGTCGGCCAGCGGCACCAGATGCGGCTGCACACTCCCCAGCCGCTGCCCGGCGCTGCTGTTCCCGGTCAGGGTTCCGATCCGTACCTCGGGGTGTCCCAGCAGCAGCCGGAGAATCTCGCCCCCCGCATAGCCACTGGCGCCCGCCACCGCAGCACGCACTACCATCGCCTCCTCCTACCGATGGCATGACTATACGTAGCGCAACAGTTTTATGCAATCAGTGGCAGCGTCGACGCCCCGGCCTCGCGCGGCGGGCCGGCGTCAGCCCTTGACGGCCTCCGCGATCCGCTGGGCGGCTTGGGCGGGGGTGAGGTGGGTGGTGTCGACGACCTCGGCCTCGGCGTGGAGCCAGGTGCGGGCCGCCTCGGCGTAGGGCTCAAGGTACTGGAGACGGAACGGGGAGTCGGGGCCGAGAACGGTGTCGCCCGCGATGCGCCCGCGGAGGGTCTCCTGGTCGGCGTGGAGGACGAAGTGCCGTACCGGGATGCCGTGGTGCGCGAGACCCGTGCTGATCTCGCGCCAGTACCGCTCGACCAGGACCGTCATGGGCATCACCAGGGTGCCGCCGGTGTAGTCGAGTACGTGGCGGGCGGTCTCCACCACGAGTGGCCGCCATGGCGGCCAGTGCTGGAAGTTGTCCGTCCCCGGCAGCCCCGGCGAGATGTCCATGAGCGTCTCGCCCACCTTCTCGGCGTCGAACACCCGGGAGTCCGGGAGGAGTTGCTGCACCAGCGCACTGGTCGTCGTCTTGCCGGCGCCATGGGTGCCGTTGAGCCATACGATCATGGGACCTGACGCTAGTCCCTCAGGGCATGGCCAGGAAGTCGCCGACCGTGGAGCGGAAACCGTTCGGGTCCTCCACCCAGGGCAGGTGTCCCGCGCCGTCGAGCAGCGTCCGGGAGACCCGGGGAAGGGCCTCGGCCAGCGAGTCGAGCGCCGTGTTCGGCCGGATGTCCTCAGCCCCGTGCACGATCAGCACCGGCACGTCCAACCGCTCGCATTCCGCCCGCAGTTCGGGGGTGCCCGAGACGCGGTCGACCTCGGCGCCGATGGTCGTGTTGCACGCGTGGTTCACCGCGAACCAGGGCGTGGCCGACGCCTCGGCCAGGGCCAGCGCCCGCTCCCGGTCGGCGTAGTCGGCGGACCACTGCAACAGGCACCACTCCCGTTCCTCGGCCTCGGTGCGCTCCCGGTCGCCCAGCGTCTCCCAACGCGCCAGGTGCTGCCCGAGGTTGGCGCGGAGGTTCTGCCGGTAGGCCGGCCGCCAGGTGGTGCGGTCGTCGATTCCGGTGCCGGAGACATAGGCCAGCGCGCTCACCCGCCCGGGATGGTCGAGCGCGTACCGCAGCGCCAGCTGGGCGCCGTAGGAGTGGCCGAGCAGCGCCATCCGGTCGAGGCCGAAGTGGCGGCGCACGGCGTCGAGATCGGCCACCGACCGGGCCAGCGAGTAGGGGCCGCGCCGCTGCGAGCGTCCGCAGCCCCGTTGGTCCCAGCGGTGCACGGTGGCCCGGTCGGCCAGCAGCGCGGCCAGCTCGTCCAGGAAGTCCCACAGGCCCGGGCCGCCATGGCAGAGGATCACGGGAGCGCCCTCCCCCACCCGCGTCGCCCAGAGCCGGGTCCCGTCGTCGGTCAGTACGGCCTCGTCCTCGCTGCTCATGGGGGCTCAGTCTGCTGGGGCGATCGGCTCCGTGACAACCGCGGTACGGGGGACGGAAATCCGGTCGCCAGCGGGCGTCGGCGGTGGCTAC
This region includes:
- a CDS encoding polyprenyl synthetase family protein, which gives rise to MTTHPPTKDGQQTAREVLHRTRVLLDPALQAWVRRLPPPVVRVASYHFGWTDSAGRPDSAPPGKALRPALVFACAEAVRGSAEEALAPAVAVELVHNFSLLHDDILDGDTTRRHRATAWTVFGSSAALLAGDALLIHASRVLTEEAALPRTLTGLRWLSESTTQLIEGEQTDLHFEERSRVTLGECLLMAERKTASLLACACALGALWGGGDQRQTEALRRFGHHLGVLFQLTDDLLGIWGDPAVTGKPAGADLASRKKSLPVVAALDSGTPAGRRLAELYAEEEPEADEGATTPSTLADLVIEAGGRAWAERAVVEQLGLAESALATADVSKEAAGRLIALLRLVGQRDH
- a CDS encoding arginine repressor; this encodes MSDPERPRGGQAGGPAVPQTRTARHRRIVEILNRGPVRSQSQLAKLLADDGLSVTQATLSRDLDELGAVKIRGTSGELIYAVPSEGGFRTPRAPLGESAKEERMARLAGELLIAAEASANLVVLRTPPGAAQFLASAIDQAEVHDILGTIAGDDTVLLISRAPDGGQSLADHLLRLAQREAGPGE
- a CDS encoding acetylornithine transaminase, which gives rise to MSNASLNARWQAALMDNYGLPRVPLTHGEGARFWDADGREYLDFVGGIAVNALGTAHPAVVAAVSEQIARLGHVSNLFVAEPTVALAERLLALAGRPGRVYFSNSGAEANEAAFKLGRLTGRPHMVATEGAFHGRTVGALALTGQPGKRDGFHPLPGEVTHVPFGDIPALRAAVTPQTALLIVEPIQGENGVVMPPEGYLAAAREITRATGTLLVLDEVQTGIGRTGHWFAGQAQGVEPDVITLAKGLGGGLPIGATLAFGEAAELFTPGRHGSTFGGNPVSCAAALAVLETIETEELLQRVKETGERLRAGVERLGHPLVQGVRGAGLLVGIVLTQPVSARVQRSAQEAGLLVNAAVPDVVRLAPPLIIGKAEVDALLAALPGVLDAARAEATDG
- the argB gene encoding acetylglutamate kinase, with protein sequence MESPTEGPAESQTGSPAKGPAETPVSETPFSEARGATRRHTALPKARILIEALPWLTRHHGRTVVIKFGGNAMVDEELKAAFAQDVVFLRHAGLRPVVVHGGGPQITRQLERLGLASEFKGGLRVTTPETMDVVRMVLAGQVQRELVGLLNQHGPWAVGMTGEDAHILTATKRYADIEGERVDLGRVGDITAIETGAIHALLDDGRIPVISSIARSADDDHVYNINADTAAAALAAALGAETLIVLTDVEGLYADWPASDEVISRLTESELEKLLPELASGMVPKMEGCLYAVRHGVTTARVIDGRVQHSILLEIFTDEGIGTMVVPDEPSATSATPTDTVTTTPADPTADTANQGAPS
- a CDS encoding bifunctional ornithine acetyltransferase/N-acetylglutamate synthase → MSVTAPAGFTAAGVAARPGGEGAPDLALVVNEGPTRAAAGVFTSHRLPSAPVLWSAQVLRGGAVGAVLLDTANAHACTGPLGFQDVHAVVERTALAVGRDAAQVAFAATGRIGVRASLGTLLPAVDLLAERAHEFGGERAAQALAPAPGPPVTAAVRGEGWTVGGMVAGAAPTSSPVVLTTDAELPAPALEHALRPALGATFHRIGARTAASPGDTALLLASGASRRAPDEAEFADAVRRVCADLARQAVRSAPGATKEIEIEVRGAATEEDALAVGRAIAGDDPLRHAIHREDPDWGRIVAALGGADAAFEPHRLAVTLGGVQVCRDGAAGDDAALVDLRFRAVAIAVDLGVGTRSATVWTTDLPAAGAAAP
- the argC gene encoding N-acetyl-gamma-glutamyl-phosphate reductase → MVVRAAVAGASGYAGGEILRLLLGHPEVRIGTLTGNSSAGQRLGSVQPHLVPLADRVVEPTTPGTLKGHDVVFLALPHGQSAAVAEELGDAALIVDCGADFRLRDAADWERFYGTPHAGTWPYGLPELPGARDALRGARRVAVPGCYPTAVSLALFPAYAAGLVEPEAVIVAATGTSGAGKALKPHLLGSEVMGSMSPYGVGGGHRHTPEMAQNLAAVAGRPVTVSFTPTLAPMARGILATCSARAVPGGDAGALREVYAKAFAGERFVQLLPEGQWPTTAAVTGSNAALVQVALDEAAGRVVVISAIDNLTKGTAGGAVQSMNIALGLPEESGLPLTGLAP
- a CDS encoding AAA family ATPase, whose product is MIVWLNGTHGAGKTTTSALVQQLLPDSRVFDAEKVGETLMDISPGLPGTDNFQHWPPWRPLVVETARHVLDYTGGTLVMPMTVLVERYWREISTGLAHHGIPVRHFVLHADQETLRGRIAGDTVLGPDSPFRLQYLEPYAEAARTWLHAEAEVVDTTHLTPAQAAQRIAEAVKG
- a CDS encoding alpha/beta fold hydrolase, whose translation is MSSEDEAVLTDDGTRLWATRVGEGAPVILCHGGPGLWDFLDELAALLADRATVHRWDQRGCGRSQRRGPYSLARSVADLDAVRRHFGLDRMALLGHSYGAQLALRYALDHPGRVSALAYVSGTGIDDRTTWRPAYRQNLRANLGQHLARWETLGDRERTEAEEREWCLLQWSADYADRERALALAEASATPWFAVNHACNTTIGAEVDRVSGTPELRAECERLDVPVLIVHGAEDIRPNTALDSLAEALPRVSRTLLDGAGHLPWVEDPNGFRSTVGDFLAMP